The Saccharomonospora glauca K62 genome has a segment encoding these proteins:
- a CDS encoding CGNR zinc finger domain-containing protein — protein sequence MDPDVSLVLDFLNTRDAEADTDVLGSEETWRTWASDRGLTADPLPEATRAREALRAAAGDRAADDVAPTVHVPVRTSPSAGGVAFEPSTAVAAVYAAAARLTVLGERNRIKICPADDCRRAFHDRSRNRSRTWCSMRVCGNRRKARTFRRRSTLSITQMEQPCG from the coding sequence GTGGACCCGGACGTGTCGCTGGTACTGGACTTCCTCAACACCCGAGACGCCGAAGCCGACACAGACGTGCTGGGCTCGGAGGAGACGTGGCGGACCTGGGCTTCCGACCGCGGCCTGACCGCCGACCCGCTACCGGAGGCCACCCGCGCCCGCGAGGCACTGCGCGCCGCCGCCGGGGACCGCGCCGCGGACGACGTCGCCCCCACCGTCCACGTGCCCGTGAGGACGTCGCCCTCGGCCGGCGGCGTGGCGTTCGAGCCGAGCACCGCCGTGGCCGCCGTGTACGCCGCCGCTGCGCGACTCACCGTGCTCGGCGAGCGGAACCGCATCAAGATCTGCCCGGCCGACGACTGCCGCCGGGCGTTCCACGACAGATCCCGCAACCGCTCCCGCACGTGGTGCTCGATGCGGGTCTGCGGCAATCGACGGAAGGCTCGGACGTTCCGACGACGCTCCACCCTGTCCATCACCCAGATGGAGCAACCTTGTGGATAA
- a CDS encoding VOC family protein: MGGTIKLDCVVLDCPDPVGLARFYGELLGWKPDEPVVEADGGEWVTLRNPDGGVHLAFQRDPDYRAPTWPSNERAQMLHLDFHVTDFEAWHRRAVELGATVLRDRDATFTVYADPAGHPFCLCRNES, translated from the coding sequence ATGGGTGGCACGATCAAGCTGGACTGTGTGGTGCTGGACTGCCCCGACCCGGTCGGGCTGGCTCGCTTCTACGGCGAGTTGCTGGGCTGGAAGCCCGACGAGCCCGTCGTCGAGGCCGACGGCGGCGAATGGGTGACGCTGCGGAACCCGGACGGTGGAGTGCATCTGGCCTTCCAACGGGACCCGGACTACCGGGCGCCGACCTGGCCGTCCAACGAGCGGGCGCAGATGCTGCACCTCGATTTCCACGTGACGGACTTCGAGGCTTGGCATCGGCGGGCCGTGGAACTCGGCGCCACGGTGTTGCGGGACCGGGATGCCACGTTCACGGTCTACGCCGACCCCGCGGGGCATCCTTTCTGTCTGTGCCGGAACGAGAGCTGA
- a CDS encoding TFIIB-type zinc ribbon-containing protein gives MRSLGRVICPKCQNVMTTVDKNGVHIEQCGGCRGIFLDRGELEQIVRAESSFYASAPPPPYKPPSAPPPPPAAPPQHHGAHGYYGDSPRPYHGGHGGHYADSPRPYHGGYYDSPRPYGHGHRRRKSFLESLFD, from the coding sequence ATGCGTAGTCTGGGGCGCGTGATCTGTCCCAAGTGCCAGAACGTGATGACGACGGTAGACAAGAACGGCGTCCACATCGAGCAGTGCGGTGGGTGCCGGGGCATCTTCCTGGACCGGGGGGAGCTCGAACAGATCGTGCGTGCGGAGAGCTCCTTCTACGCCTCGGCGCCCCCACCGCCCTACAAGCCGCCCTCGGCTCCACCGCCACCGCCCGCGGCCCCGCCCCAGCATCACGGCGCGCACGGCTACTACGGCGACTCGCCGCGCCCGTACCACGGCGGACACGGAGGGCACTACGCGGACTCGCCCCGTCCGTACCACGGTGGGTACTACGACTCGCCCCGCCCGTACGGACACGGACACCGGCGGAGGAAGAGCTTCCTGGAAAGTCTGTTCGACTGA
- a CDS encoding AAA family ATPase, protein MLDLKVCPTCGERAELPVVEQDRLVCARCGHRAGFRRLPLLALTGPSGAGKSTVGPELARRLSDEVVVLEQDVLWTGALRDDVDGHPAFRSTWLRMAAMIHQSGRPVVLCGTVVPPEFESLPERVFFSRIHYLALVADSDVLARRLRRRPAWRGWDEPRIAEMLAFAEWLRREGPSMSPPVELFDTTAVSLSDSVEYAEKWVRRVLRAETTRSSAN, encoded by the coding sequence GTGCTGGACCTCAAAGTCTGTCCCACCTGCGGTGAGCGGGCCGAACTTCCCGTCGTCGAACAGGACCGGCTGGTGTGCGCGAGGTGTGGGCATCGCGCCGGGTTCCGGCGGTTGCCCCTGCTCGCCCTGACGGGGCCCAGCGGCGCGGGCAAGTCCACGGTGGGCCCCGAACTCGCGCGTCGGCTGTCCGACGAGGTCGTGGTGCTGGAGCAGGACGTGCTCTGGACGGGGGCGCTGCGCGACGACGTGGACGGGCATCCCGCGTTCCGCTCGACGTGGTTGCGGATGGCCGCCATGATCCATCAGAGCGGCCGTCCCGTCGTGTTGTGCGGAACCGTGGTGCCCCCGGAGTTCGAGTCGCTGCCGGAGCGAGTCTTCTTCTCGCGCATCCACTACCTGGCACTCGTCGCCGACTCCGACGTGCTGGCTCGACGGTTGCGGCGTCGTCCCGCGTGGCGGGGTTGGGACGAGCCGAGGATCGCGGAGATGCTGGCGTTCGCCGAGTGGTTGCGTCGGGAGGGGCCCTCGATGTCTCCGCCGGTCGAGCTGTTCGACACCACCGCCGTGTCGTTGTCCGACTCGGTGGAGTACGCGGAGAAGTGGGTGCGGCGGGTGCTCCGGGCGGAGACCACCCGATCGAGTGCAAACTGA
- a CDS encoding helix-turn-helix domain-containing protein: MTRTSERDDHAGGPMDRVADLGKDIGSYIRQQRNNAKISLRQLAKLAGVSNPYLSQIERGLRKPSAEILQQIAKGLRISAEALYVQAGILDRPVGGPVVDAIRADTSLTERQKQVLLDVYESFRRENRGTAPTGDSSESPAHKE; this comes from the coding sequence ATGACGCGGACGTCGGAGCGAGACGACCACGCGGGGGGCCCGATGGATCGGGTCGCCGATCTGGGCAAGGACATCGGTTCCTACATTCGGCAGCAGCGCAACAACGCCAAGATCTCGTTGCGGCAGCTCGCCAAGCTCGCCGGAGTGTCGAACCCCTATCTGAGCCAGATCGAGCGGGGACTGCGCAAACCCAGCGCGGAGATCCTGCAACAGATCGCCAAGGGGCTGCGCATCTCCGCCGAGGCGCTGTACGTGCAGGCGGGGATTCTCGATCGCCCCGTCGGCGGTCCCGTGGTCGACGCGATCCGTGCCGACACCTCACTCACCGAGCGGCAGAAGCAGGTGCTGCTCGATGTGTACGAGTCGTTCCGTCGGGAGAACCGGGGGACGGCCCCCACCGGTGATTCGAGCGAAAGCCCAGCCCACAAGGAGTGA
- a CDS encoding DUF2516 family protein, translated as MPLLAYYIVRVIDWAGVLVGLVAFVHAVMQRSDAYTAADRLTKPAWLAITAGSTAAMLLFQFYGAGMIFWLAALVASLVYLVDVRPKLIEVQRGGSSW; from the coding sequence GTGCCGCTACTCGCCTACTACATCGTCAGGGTCATCGACTGGGCCGGGGTGCTCGTCGGCCTCGTCGCGTTCGTGCACGCCGTGATGCAGAGGTCGGACGCCTACACGGCCGCCGACCGGTTGACCAAGCCCGCGTGGCTGGCCATCACGGCCGGTTCCACGGCGGCCATGCTGTTGTTCCAGTTCTACGGCGCCGGCATGATCTTCTGGCTTGCCGCCCTGGTGGCCAGCCTCGTCTACCTCGTGGACGTGAGACCCAAGCTCATCGAGGTGCAGCGCGGCGGGTCGAGCTGGTGA
- a CDS encoding YbaK/EbsC family protein: MSSWTIAGTLTPVPASEHPELLAEPVAKALSTLEGPVGVVEIDPELADTAAFCEAYSSPMSASANCVIVSGKRAGEVRYAAALVLATTRADVNNVIRRRLDVRKASFAPMEEAVELTGMAYGGITPVGLPSEWPILVDRAVASSPELVVGSGIRGSKLLVTGAALAALPGAEVIDGLAR, from the coding sequence GTGAGTAGCTGGACGATCGCCGGGACGCTCACGCCGGTCCCGGCCTCCGAACACCCCGAACTTCTGGCCGAGCCCGTCGCCAAGGCTTTGTCCACGCTCGAAGGGCCGGTCGGCGTGGTCGAGATCGACCCGGAGCTGGCCGACACCGCGGCGTTCTGCGAGGCGTACTCCTCGCCGATGTCCGCGTCCGCCAACTGCGTGATCGTCTCGGGCAAGCGGGCGGGTGAGGTCCGCTACGCCGCCGCCTTGGTGCTGGCCACCACGCGCGCGGACGTCAACAACGTCATTCGCCGCAGGCTCGACGTCCGCAAGGCGTCGTTCGCGCCAATGGAGGAAGCCGTGGAGCTCACGGGCATGGCCTACGGCGGCATCACCCCCGTCGGATTGCCCTCCGAGTGGCCGATTCTCGTCGACCGGGCCGTGGCCTCCTCTCCGGAACTGGTTGTCGGCAGCGGTATCCGGGGTAGCAAGTTGTTGGTCACCGGTGCCGCTCTGGCCGCTCTGCCCGGTGCCGAGGTGATCGACGGGCTCGCCAGGTGA
- a CDS encoding SRPBCC family protein, translated as MGRVTATAERTIDAPAEKVRERLADYREVRPRILTEDYRDYEVVEGGEGEGTVVRFKLQATKKRVRDVRATVSEPSPGTLVETDANSSMVTTWSVRPDGNRSVVRVETTWQGAGGIGGFFEKTFAPKGLGRIYDGVLARLAGEVRE; from the coding sequence ATGGGTAGGGTCACGGCCACGGCCGAGCGCACGATCGACGCGCCCGCCGAGAAGGTACGCGAGCGGCTCGCCGACTACCGGGAGGTACGGCCTCGCATCCTCACCGAGGACTACCGCGACTACGAGGTCGTCGAGGGTGGTGAGGGCGAGGGCACCGTGGTGCGTTTCAAGCTCCAGGCGACGAAGAAGCGGGTGCGCGACGTGCGTGCCACGGTGAGCGAACCCAGCCCCGGCACGCTGGTGGAGACCGACGCGAATTCGAGCATGGTCACCACGTGGTCGGTGAGGCCGGACGGCAATCGCAGTGTCGTCCGGGTGGAGACTACGTGGCAGGGCGCGGGTGGCATCGGTGGGTTCTTCGAGAAGACGTTCGCCCCGAAGGGACTCGGGCGGATCTACGACGGCGTGCTGGCAAGGCTCGCCGGGGAGGTACGAGAGTAG
- a CDS encoding NADP-dependent oxidoreductase: MTATEVRLASRPEGAPTLDNFDVVEVDVPKAGPGQILVRNTWLSVDPYMRGRMSAAKSYVAPFEVGKVMDGGAIGEVIESNADGISVGDVVLHGLGWRTHAVLDPAGARVLDPEVAPVQAHLSVLGMPGLTAYAGLFDVAGMKEGDTVFVSGAAGAVGSLVGQLAKLRGAKRVIGSAGSAEKVRWLREELGFDAAFNYKDAPVREQLREAAPDGVDVYFDNVGGEHLEAAIGALNVHGRIAVCGMISQYNATEPTPAPRNLAQIIAKRFTMRGFLVGDHAHLRPKFLDEVAPLVREGKIVYTETVVDGIQRAPQAFLDLLSGGNTGKMLVRL; this comes from the coding sequence ATGACAGCGACGGAAGTGCGGCTCGCATCGCGTCCCGAAGGGGCACCGACGCTCGACAACTTCGACGTGGTCGAGGTCGACGTGCCGAAGGCGGGGCCGGGACAGATCCTCGTGCGCAACACGTGGCTGTCGGTGGACCCCTACATGCGGGGCCGGATGAGCGCCGCCAAGTCGTACGTCGCCCCGTTCGAGGTCGGCAAGGTGATGGACGGCGGGGCGATCGGTGAGGTGATCGAGTCGAACGCCGACGGGATCTCGGTGGGCGACGTGGTGCTTCACGGGCTCGGCTGGCGGACGCACGCCGTGCTCGATCCCGCCGGGGCGCGGGTGCTGGACCCCGAGGTGGCGCCGGTGCAGGCCCACCTGAGCGTGTTGGGGATGCCGGGGCTCACGGCGTACGCGGGATTGTTCGACGTGGCGGGCATGAAGGAGGGCGACACGGTGTTCGTCTCCGGCGCCGCCGGGGCCGTCGGGTCGCTCGTGGGACAGCTCGCCAAGCTGCGCGGGGCCAAGCGCGTCATCGGCAGCGCGGGTTCGGCCGAGAAGGTGCGCTGGCTGCGGGAGGAGCTGGGGTTCGACGCCGCGTTCAACTACAAGGACGCGCCCGTGCGAGAGCAGTTGCGGGAAGCGGCGCCCGACGGCGTGGACGTGTACTTCGACAACGTCGGTGGTGAGCACCTCGAAGCGGCGATCGGCGCGCTGAACGTACATGGTCGGATCGCCGTCTGCGGCATGATCTCCCAGTACAACGCCACCGAGCCGACTCCGGCTCCGCGCAACCTCGCGCAGATCATCGCCAAGCGGTTCACGATGCGCGGGTTCCTCGTCGGCGACCACGCGCACCTGCGCCCGAAGTTCCTCGACGAGGTGGCCCCGTTGGTGCGCGAGGGCAAGATCGTCTACACCGAGACCGTGGTGGACGGCATCCAGCGGGCCCCGCAGGCCTTCCTCGACCTGCTTTCCGGCGGAAACACCGGAAAGATGCTGGTCCGGCTCTAG
- a CDS encoding methionyl-tRNA formyltransferase, which produces MRIAMFGYQTWGHRTLRALMDSEHEVVLVVTHPPSDHAYERIWADSVADLATEAGIPVELRNRPDAELAARLAELSPDLIVANNWRTWLPPEIFELPKHGTLNVHDSLLPAYAGFSPLIWALLNGEKEVGVTAHMMDAELDAGPIVAQKAVPVGPRDTATDLFHKTVALIEPLVAESLDLIASGRARPRPQDRSKATFFHKRSEEDSRIDWNWPAEDIERLVRAQSDPYPNAFTYYRGERIRITRAFVTEKSYGGTPGRIFIREGNGVVIVAGADARYGRNRGLAIERLRTDDGVEHAATEFFRTMGGYLTRHPEEVR; this is translated from the coding sequence ATGCGGATCGCGATGTTCGGGTACCAGACCTGGGGGCATCGCACCCTGCGTGCGCTGATGGACTCCGAACACGAGGTGGTGCTCGTCGTGACGCATCCACCCTCCGACCACGCCTACGAGCGCATCTGGGCCGACTCCGTGGCCGACCTCGCCACGGAAGCGGGCATTCCGGTGGAACTACGCAACCGGCCCGACGCCGAACTCGCCGCCCGGCTCGCCGAGCTCTCCCCCGACCTCATCGTCGCCAACAACTGGCGTACATGGCTTCCACCGGAGATCTTCGAGCTGCCGAAGCACGGCACGCTCAACGTGCACGACTCGTTGCTCCCGGCCTACGCCGGCTTCTCCCCCCTCATCTGGGCCTTGCTGAACGGGGAGAAGGAGGTCGGCGTCACCGCGCACATGATGGACGCCGAGCTCGACGCGGGCCCGATCGTGGCACAGAAAGCGGTGCCCGTCGGACCCCGCGACACCGCCACCGACCTGTTCCACAAGACCGTGGCTCTCATCGAACCGCTGGTCGCCGAGTCACTCGACCTCATCGCGTCCGGGCGGGCGCGACCGAGGCCGCAGGACCGCAGCAAGGCGACGTTCTTCCACAAACGGTCCGAGGAGGACAGCCGCATCGACTGGAACTGGCCCGCCGAGGACATCGAACGACTCGTGCGCGCCCAGTCCGACCCGTACCCGAACGCCTTCACCTACTACCGGGGCGAACGGATCAGGATCACGCGGGCGTTCGTGACCGAGAAGAGCTACGGGGGCACCCCCGGCCGCATCTTCATCCGCGAGGGCAACGGCGTGGTCATCGTCGCCGGGGCCGACGCCCGGTACGGACGCAACCGCGGACTGGCGATCGAACGACTACGCACCGACGACGGCGTCGAACACGCCGCCACGGAGTTCTTCCGAACGATGGGCGGCTACCTCACGCGTCATCCGGAAGAAGTGAGGTGA
- a CDS encoding lysine N(6)-hydroxylase/L-ornithine N(5)-oxygenase family protein, producing the protein MSKESRDAREVLDLLGVGFGPSNLALAVAVFEHNSAVPERERLRARFLERQPDFGWHRGMLIEDATMQVSFLKDLVTLRNPASDFSFLSYLHEQGRLVDFVNHKTLFPLRVEFHDYFRWAAERVSHLVSYGTEVTGVRPVVVDGRVEYFEVSTRDGVRYAARNLVVATGLVPRLPEGLSASDRVWHNSELLHKVDHVASASRFVVIGAGQSAAETTALLHERFAEAEVCAVFSRYGYTPSDDSPFANRIFDPAAVDEFHGAPREVREQLLAYHANTNYSVVDVELIEDLYRRHYREKVLGRQRLRFLNASRVVETLETDDGVRVTVESLTTRARTVLDADVVVCATGYRPDDVTTLLGEAATLLRRDAAGRPVVTRDYRWLTESDADAAVYVQGGVTEHSHGITSSLLSNNAVRAGEILDSIRGRTLASGSGRVGVTGSDGAEMRAVVGVELAGASEGNELRHVG; encoded by the coding sequence ATGTCGAAGGAATCGCGAGATGCGCGAGAAGTCCTCGACCTGCTCGGTGTCGGGTTCGGACCGTCGAACCTGGCGCTCGCGGTCGCCGTGTTCGAACACAACTCCGCCGTTCCGGAGCGGGAGCGTTTGCGTGCAAGGTTCCTGGAACGGCAGCCCGACTTCGGCTGGCACAGGGGAATGCTCATCGAAGACGCCACCATGCAGGTGTCCTTCCTCAAGGACCTGGTAACCCTGCGCAACCCCGCCAGCGACTTCAGCTTCCTGTCCTACCTGCACGAACAGGGAAGACTCGTCGACTTCGTCAACCACAAGACGTTGTTCCCGCTGCGGGTGGAGTTCCACGACTACTTCCGCTGGGCGGCCGAGCGGGTCTCCCACCTGGTGTCGTACGGGACCGAGGTCACGGGTGTGCGTCCCGTGGTGGTCGACGGTCGGGTGGAGTATTTCGAGGTGTCCACTCGCGACGGTGTGAGGTACGCCGCTCGCAACCTCGTGGTGGCGACCGGCCTCGTTCCCCGTCTTCCGGAGGGCCTGAGCGCGTCCGATCGCGTGTGGCACAACAGTGAGTTGCTGCACAAAGTGGATCACGTCGCGAGTGCGTCGCGTTTCGTGGTCATCGGCGCGGGGCAGAGCGCGGCCGAGACCACGGCGCTGCTGCACGAGCGCTTCGCCGAGGCGGAGGTGTGTGCGGTCTTCTCGCGTTACGGCTACACCCCGTCGGACGACAGTCCCTTCGCCAACCGAATCTTCGACCCCGCCGCGGTCGACGAGTTCCACGGCGCTCCGCGCGAGGTGCGTGAGCAGTTGTTGGCCTACCACGCGAACACGAACTACTCCGTCGTGGACGTCGAACTCATCGAGGACCTCTACCGCAGGCACTACCGCGAGAAGGTGCTCGGCAGGCAGCGGCTGCGCTTCCTCAACGCCTCCCGAGTGGTCGAGACGCTGGAGACGGACGACGGGGTGCGCGTCACGGTGGAGTCGCTCACCACGAGGGCACGCACGGTGCTCGACGCCGACGTCGTGGTCTGCGCCACGGGATATCGCCCCGACGACGTGACGACGTTGCTCGGCGAGGCCGCCACCCTGCTGCGTCGGGACGCGGCGGGCAGGCCGGTGGTGACCAGGGACTACCGGTGGCTCACCGAGTCCGACGCCGACGCCGCCGTCTACGTCCAGGGCGGTGTGACCGAACACAGCCACGGCATCACGTCGTCGCTGTTGTCGAACAACGCCGTGCGGGCCGGGGAGATCCTCGACTCCATTCGAGGTCGGACCCTCGCTTCGGGGAGCGGGCGGGTCGGGGTCACCGGCTCCGACGGGGCGGAAATGCGCGCGGTGGTGGGTGTGGAGCTCGCCGGCGCTTCCGAGGGCAACGAGCTGCGGCACGTCGGCTGA
- a CDS encoding MbtH family protein produces the protein MTNPFDDPEGRFYVLVNDEGQHSLWPSFVEVPAGWRVVFGEADRQACLDYVETHWTDLRPASLR, from the coding sequence GTGACGAATCCGTTCGACGATCCCGAAGGTCGCTTCTACGTGCTGGTGAACGACGAGGGGCAGCACTCGCTGTGGCCGTCCTTCGTCGAGGTGCCCGCGGGCTGGCGAGTGGTGTTCGGCGAGGCCGACAGGCAGGCCTGCCTCGACTACGTGGAAACCCACTGGACGGATCTGCGCCCGGCCAGCCTGAGGTAA
- a CDS encoding alpha/beta fold hydrolase translates to MTDAPLPVVFVHGIRLSGTMWRPQLNEVGRHRPVSAPDLPGHGHRRGRRFTMASAVETVAEEIDALGGRALVAGLSLGGYVGIAAAARLGHRVAGLVALGCTAIPTTARMAPLRAAGRFFRALPDGGHRLNRWIFTAGVGRKAAAVIAERDFATEAMSDALDALAGFEPLRELGRYPGPVWLVNGARDHLRVDERRFLDTCMDGRLVIVPKAWHLVSFNAPHTVSRLVEEAAETAAAREPV, encoded by the coding sequence ATGACCGACGCCCCACTGCCCGTGGTGTTCGTCCACGGCATCCGCCTCAGTGGCACGATGTGGCGTCCGCAGCTGAACGAGGTCGGCAGGCACCGCCCCGTGTCGGCCCCCGACCTACCCGGACACGGCCACCGGCGCGGACGGCGCTTCACGATGGCGTCCGCCGTCGAGACGGTGGCCGAGGAGATCGACGCGCTCGGTGGCCGCGCGCTCGTCGCCGGACTCTCCCTGGGCGGGTACGTCGGGATCGCGGCGGCCGCGCGCCTCGGCCATCGGGTCGCCGGGCTGGTCGCGCTGGGTTGCACCGCGATTCCCACCACGGCACGGATGGCGCCGTTGCGTGCGGCGGGGCGGTTCTTCCGCGCGCTTCCCGACGGAGGCCACCGGCTCAATCGCTGGATCTTCACCGCCGGCGTGGGACGGAAGGCAGCAGCCGTGATCGCCGAGCGGGATTTCGCCACCGAGGCGATGTCCGACGCGCTCGACGCCCTGGCCGGGTTCGAACCGCTCCGGGAACTGGGGCGGTACCCCGGTCCGGTGTGGCTCGTCAACGGCGCTCGCGATCACCTGCGGGTCGACGAACGCCGGTTCCTCGACACCTGCATGGACGGACGACTGGTGATCGTGCCGAAGGCATGGCACCTCGTGTCGTTCAACGCGCCCCACACCGTGTCGCGCCTGGTGGAGGAGGCCGCCGAGACGGCGGCGGCTCGGGAACCGGTGTGA
- a CDS encoding TetR/AcrR family transcriptional regulator has product MADKLPGSRRPGRGPRQAQEIYRVTLELLADGGYDGLTVEGVAARAGVNKTTIYRWWPDKDALLGAAIVQSALLRFDVPDTGSLRGDLSELVRRLVALMTGAASGVVVAALAAVASRPSLAWLAREFVTDRLAGERAVFERAVERGELSDSVDPELIVDLLAGAVWSRVMLRQSPVSDDFADQVVEVVLRGCADRG; this is encoded by the coding sequence GTGGCCGACAAACTTCCCGGAAGCCGGCGTCCCGGACGCGGTCCCCGGCAGGCGCAGGAGATCTACCGCGTCACCCTGGAACTGCTGGCCGATGGTGGCTACGACGGGTTGACCGTCGAAGGCGTCGCGGCCCGCGCGGGGGTGAACAAGACGACCATCTACCGCTGGTGGCCGGACAAGGACGCGCTGCTCGGCGCGGCGATCGTGCAGTCTGCGCTGCTGCGGTTCGACGTTCCCGACACGGGAAGCCTGCGCGGTGATCTGAGTGAGCTCGTGCGGCGTCTGGTGGCTCTCATGACGGGGGCCGCGTCGGGGGTCGTGGTCGCCGCGTTGGCCGCGGTCGCGAGCAGGCCGAGTCTGGCGTGGCTGGCGAGGGAGTTCGTCACCGATCGGCTGGCGGGGGAGCGAGCCGTGTTCGAGCGAGCCGTCGAGCGCGGGGAGCTGTCCGACTCGGTGGACCCGGAGTTGATCGTCGATCTACTGGCGGGGGCCGTGTGGTCTCGGGTGATGTTGCGGCAGTCCCCGGTGTCGGACGACTTCGCCGATCAGGTCGTGGAGGTCGTGCTGCGAGGGTGTGCCGACCGGGGGTGA
- a CDS encoding FecCD family ABC transporter permease gives MPPVVLADPASEIEPGDSAVSARRWSRVLRVGGLVVLTVALAFVALLSVWLGSKDIPFGDTWDVLLHPEALAGSDTAVIIHDYRIPRTLLGIVVGAALGLSGALMQALTRNPLAEPGLLGVNTGASTGMVVAIAFLGITSVLGYVWFALVGAALASLVVYVLGATGRGAASPERLVLAGSAITAVLYAFNTAVLLSDPQAYDEYRFWMVGSLAGRYYDVLLPVLPFVAVGAVIALLLMRPLNALAMGDDLGRSLGVRPGLTRVCGAVAVTLLCGAATAAAGPIAFVGLAVPHAVRLVVGPDQRWVLPYSLVAAPLLLVGSDVVGRVLAPPAEVQVGIVTAVIGVPVFCLLCRRRRLASL, from the coding sequence ATGCCGCCGGTCGTGCTCGCTGACCCCGCTTCGGAAATCGAACCGGGGGACAGCGCCGTCTCCGCCCGGCGTTGGTCACGCGTGCTGCGGGTGGGCGGTCTCGTGGTCCTCACCGTCGCGCTCGCCTTCGTCGCGCTGTTGAGCGTGTGGCTCGGGTCCAAGGACATCCCTTTCGGTGACACCTGGGACGTGCTGCTGCATCCGGAAGCCCTGGCGGGCTCGGACACGGCGGTCATCATCCACGACTACCGCATCCCCCGAACCCTGCTGGGGATCGTGGTCGGTGCCGCCCTGGGGCTCTCCGGCGCGCTGATGCAGGCGTTGACCCGCAACCCGCTCGCGGAACCGGGACTGCTCGGGGTCAACACGGGTGCGTCCACCGGCATGGTGGTGGCGATCGCCTTTCTCGGCATCACGTCGGTGCTGGGCTACGTGTGGTTCGCCCTGGTGGGAGCGGCGCTCGCCTCCCTGGTGGTCTACGTACTCGGTGCCACGGGCCGCGGCGCCGCGAGCCCGGAGCGGCTGGTGCTGGCGGGGTCCGCGATCACCGCTGTGCTCTACGCCTTCAACACCGCCGTGCTCCTGTCCGATCCGCAGGCCTACGACGAGTACCGGTTCTGGATGGTCGGCTCGCTGGCGGGGCGCTACTACGACGTCTTGCTGCCCGTGCTGCCGTTCGTCGCGGTGGGGGCGGTCATCGCGTTACTGCTGATGCGCCCGCTCAATGCCTTGGCGATGGGCGACGACCTCGGCAGATCCCTCGGTGTCCGACCGGGCCTGACCAGGGTGTGCGGCGCCGTCGCGGTGACGTTGCTGTGCGGTGCGGCCACGGCCGCCGCCGGGCCGATCGCCTTCGTGGGGCTCGCGGTGCCCCACGCGGTTCGGCTGGTGGTGGGGCCGGACCAGCGTTGGGTGCTGCCGTACTCGCTGGTGGCCGCGCCGTTGCTGCTGGTGGGCTCCGATGTGGTCGGACGTGTGCTGGCGCCGCCCGCCGAGGTGCAGGTCGGCATCGTCACGGCGGTCATCGGGGTGCCCGTGTTCTGCCTGTTGTGTCGACGACGGAGGCTGGCCAGCCTGTGA